The genomic DNA GCGGATGATCGCTGAGCGCAGGCCCGCAAGTGCAGACGCGCATATCGGGCTTTTCGCGGAGATTGCAGAAGGGCGGGCAGTTGAAATCCCCGATCCCTACTACGGCGGGACCGGGGACTTCGAAAAGGTTTACCGGATGGTTCTGGCAGCCTCCATCGCGCTTGCCGACCAGTTCTGGCCGGAACGGGCAACCAAAGGCCAGGCTTCCTCCACGATATAAGGTCCGCCACCGACGGAATCGCGTGACGACATCAGCACGAACCGTCCCACCTTGAAGGGCAGCGTCGCGAAGTTGCCACGTGAGGAGAGATAGCGCACCACATCCTCGATGCGGGGATTTCTCAGCCGCGCCAGTGTCACATGGGGCGTGAACTTGCGCGGGTCGGCGGGAATGTGAAGTCGCCGGCAGATCCGTTCGATTTCCGCCTGCAATGCGTTGAGCTCAGGCGAAGGGGATACACCCGCATAGATGCTGTGCGGCTTTTTGGAACCGAAAGCATTGACACCCGACAGGTTGAGCATGAATTCCGGCCGCCGCACGCGATCAAGCGCATTGGCAACCTCGTCGGCCACGTGGCCTTCCACATCTCCGATAAAACGCAGCGTTATGTGGTAGTTTTCGACATCAATCCAGCGTGCGCCGGGAAGACCGCCTCGCAACAACGAGAGCGAAAGCGCGGCGTCGCGCGGGATTTCGAGGGCAGTGAAAAGACGCGGCATAAGGCATCCTCCTCGAAGCGTTCCATGCCAGAGCGCCGGGCATCCAAAGGATGCATAAAGGACACTCTAGCCTAGAGAGTCAGTGCATCGTACCTGCCGAATTGATTCGGTTAAGTTGATGCAACTGCAGCGAATCAAAGTTTGAGTCCGGGAGCAAGCTGTTTATGCTCCCGACCGGCGTCAGCCTCCCGATGTCCCCTTATTTTGCATGTTCGTCAGGCTCTTTTCGATAGTGGGCATAAAGTTAGACACCATCGTTTCGACGCCCTTTTCATTGGGGTGCATTCCGTCCTCGAGCAGAAAGTCCTTCTTGGTTGCTACGCCGTCGAGGAAAAACGGGTAGAGCGGCACGCCATATTTCTGTGCCAGCTTCGGATAGATCGGGTTGAACTTGGCGGCATAGTCCTTGCCCATGTTGGGCGGGGCCATCATGCCGGCAAGAATGACCGAAATGCCGCGCTGCTTCAGGCGCGCCAGCATCTCGTCGAGGTTCTTTTCGGTAATGTCGGGTTCGATGCCGCGCAGCGCGTCATTCGCACCCAGTTCAAGGATGACCAGATCGGTGCCATCGGGAACGGACCAGTCGATGCGCGAAAGCCCGCCCGTGGTCGTGTCGCCCGACACGCCCGCATTCTCGATCGAAACCTCGACACCCTTGTCGTTGAGTGCCTTTTCAAGCTGCTGCGGAAAGGCGGCATTGGCCGGCAGCAGATAGCCCGCCATGAGGCTGTCGCCGAAACCGACGATCTTGACCTGTGAAAGCTGCTCGGTCGGCAGTGCGTCTTCGAGACCGGTCGGATCCTCCTGCGCCTGCGCCGTAGTGATGGGGCTTGCCGCCATAAAAGACGCCATCATCGCAAAAATCGGGAGCCATGCCGGAATTGAGAGTTTGAAACGCATCGTCGAAAACCCATATTTGAGGGGCTGTGGGCAAATGGCCCGCCGGACTTCTCTTCAATAATTGGCGCAACATAAGTTCAAATTTGTGGCGCGCTGTTTGGTTCTAAAGATTCATATAGGATAAAAACCGCGTGACGGAACAGGTTGTTGGCCCGATTATCGAACTTGAGAACGTTCATCTAACCCTTGGTCACGCCGCCTCATCGGTGCATGTGCTGAAGGGCGTTTCCCTTCATATATCGCAGGGACAGTCGGTTGGCATCGTTGGTCCGTCCGGTTCCGGCAAGTCCACGCTGCTGATGGTTCTGGCCGGTCTGGAGCATGTTGATAACGGAACTGTGAAGATTGCCGGTGAGACGATCAGCCAGATGAGCGAAGATCAGGCCGCCGCTTTCCGCGGCGCCAATATCGGCATCGTGTTCCAGTCCTTCCACCTCATTCCCAACATGACCGCGCTTGAAAATGTCGCCGTGCCATTGGAACTGGCCGGGCGTCGCGATGCTTTCGAGGTGGCGGAACGCGAATTGCGCGCTGTCGGCCTTGGCGAGCGCCTCACCCATTATCCATCGGAGCTTTCCGGCGGTGAACAGCAGCGCGTTGCGATTGCCCGTGCTCTTGCGCCAAGCCCGAAAATCCTGATCGCGGATGAGCCGACCGGCAATCTCGATACCACGACGGGGCGCCAGATTGCTGATCTTCTGTTCGCCAAGCAGCGCGAAAACGGCCTCACCATGGTGCTCGTCACGCATGACCCGGCGCTTGCGGCGCGCTGCGACATCGAAATTCCAGTGCGCTCGGGCCGGATCGAAGAGCCTGCACAGGGCGGCTCGGTTCTCGAATCGCTGGCAGCTGGCGCATGAGTGCAGCAAAGTCGTTCTCGCTTGCTCTCCGCTTTGCGCTGCGTGAAATGCGCGGTGGCCTGTCCGGTTTCTATATTTTCCTCGCCTGTATCGCGCTTGGCGTTGCCGCTATCGGCGGCGTCAACTCGGTGGCGCGCTCGGTCAGCACCGGCATTGCGTCGGAAGGCCAGAGCATTCTGGGCGGTGATGTCAGCTTCGCGCTCAATCAGCGGGAAACAACGGCGGAAGAACGCGCCTTCATCGCAAAACAGGGCAGAATGGCGGAAAGCGCCACCATGCGCTCCATGGCGCGCATGCCCGATGGTTCCGACCAGTCGCTGGTCGAGGTGAAGGCTGTCGACGCGGCCTATCCGCTTTATGGCGAACTGAAGGTTCAACCGCAGCAATCTTTGGCTGACATGACCGGCGAGAAGGACGGCACCTATGGCGCGGCCGTCAGTCAGGATTTCCTCAATCGCATGGACCTTTCGCTTGGCGCAAAAGTGCTGCTCGGCTCGCAAGTGTTTGAATTGCGTGGCCTGATCGAGAGCGAACCGGACCTGCTTTCTTCGGGTTTCAATTTTGCGCCGCGCTTTCTGGTTTCGCTGGATGGCCTGCGTGCTTCCGGTCTCATTCAGCCCGGAAGCCTTGTCGATCATATCTACAAGGTTGCTCTTCCGGACGGCGCGCCGGATGCAGCAATTGCCGAAGTCAGGCGGCAGGCCGCTGCCGATTTCCCCGATGCAGGCTGGAACATCCGTTCCCGCACCAATGCCGCTCCGGCGCTGAGCGCCAATATCGAGCGCTTCTCGCAATTCCTGACACTGGTGGGCCTGACAGCCCTGATCGTCGGCGGTGTCGGCGTCGCCAATGCGGTGCGCGCCTATCTTGACGGCAAGCGCGGCGTGATCGCCACCTTCAAGTCGCTCGGCGCGCCAGCGCGCTTCGCGGTGTTGGTTTATCTCGTGCAGATTATGGTGATCGGCTTCATAGGCATTGTTCTCGGGCTGATACTGGCGGCGATTATCCCGTTTGCTGCCGCGATGGCGCTTGCCAATTATCTGCCGGTCGCCGGTGGTGGCGGTTTCTTTCCCGATGCTCTGGCGCTCGCTGCCGTCTTCGGCCTCATCACCACGCTTGCCTTCGCGATTATTCCGCTGGGCCGCGCACGCGATATTCCGGCGACGGCGCTTTTCCGCGAACAAGGTTTTGAACAGCGCGGCCTGCCACCGTTCCTCTATCTCACCCTTGCGGTTCTGCTGATTGCTGCACTCGCCGGTCTGGCGCTCTACGTTGCTTATGACCGGCGTATCGCCGCAATCTTCATCGTTTCGGCCATTGCGGCTTTCGGCGTGCTGCGGCTAGTCGCCGACGGCATCCGCTGGCTTGCCCGCCGGGTTCCGCGCGTGCGCTCGACGTCGCTCCGGCTTGCAGTGGGCAACATCCATCGACCCGGCGCACTCACGCCCTCTGTGGTGCTTTCACTGGGCCTTGGCCTGACGCTGATGGTGGCAATCGCGCTGATCGATGGCAATCTGCGTCGCCAGGTAACGGAAAACATTCCAGCACAGGCGCCCGACTTTTTCTTCGTCGATATCCAGAACCGCGATATCGGCGATTTCACCAAGCTGGTCAGCGGCATCGTACCCGATGGCAAGCTGACCTCCGGTCCGATGCTGCGCGGGCGTATCGTTGCCTTCAACGGCACCAATGTGCGCGACATGACCATCCCGCCGGAAGCAGCCTGGGTGCTGCGCGGCGACCGTGGCATTACCTTTTCCGATACGGTCCCCGAAAACTCGACACTGACGGAAGGCGAATGGTGGCCGAACGACTATAGTGGCGAACCACTGGTGTCCTTCGCGGAGCGCGAGGGCAAGGAACTGGGCCTGAAGCTCGGCGACACGGTGACGGTCAATGTGCTGGGCCGCAACATCACCGCGAAGATTGCAAGCTTCCGTCAGGTTCAGTGGGAAACGCTTGCGATGAATTTCGTCATGGTGTTTTCGCCCAATACCTTTGCCGGTGCGCCTGCGACTTGGCTGGCGACGCTCACCATTCCCGATAGCCAGAAGAACCTTGCGCCTGATGTGCTGCGGCAGGTCACCAAGACATGGCCCGCCGTTACGACGGTCAGCGTGACCGATGCGCTCAATGTCGCCAATGATCTGATCAGCCAGCTTGCAACCGCCATTCGCGCTGCGGCTTCCATCGCGCTGGCTGCATCCGTTCTGGTGCTGGGCGGAGCGCTGGCTGCGGGCAACCGCGCCCGTGTCCACGATGCCGTGGTGCTGAAGACGCTGGGCGCCACGCGCGGCACGCTGATCACGGCCTATGTGCTTGAATATATGCTGCTCGGACTCGCAACGGCGCTCTTTGCGCTTGTCGCCGGCAGCGTGGCTGGCTGGTATGTCGTGGTGGAAATCATGAAGCTGAAAGCGAGCTTCCTGCCTGATGTCGCGCTGATGACCGTTGCCATCGCGCTGGTGCTGACTGTCGGTTTCGGCTTGGCCGGGACATGGCGCGTTCTCGGCCAAAAGCCTGCCCAGGTACTCAGGACGATATGAACGATTTGTAATCGTCACGGGCAGAAAAACGTAAGTCATTGGATCGTATGGAGAAAGCGTTTACACTTCCAGGCTGCTGCATCACGTTTTTTTACAGGTGGTACTTGTACGCGAAGGCCGAAATCCCCATAATGTCAGGCAGGCATGCTGGGGTCCCGCCAGCGGCGCCTGGCGGCGGCTCGACCTTTTGAGCGCCCCCGACACCGGACGGGACATGGCAAGAGGATTTAAGTCATGGCTGACTTTCGCAATATTCAGGCGCAGCAGAGGCCGGTAGGCGGCGCTCGCGCTGATGCAGGCATCGATCAGGGCCTGCGCAGCTATATGCTTGGCGTATATAACATGATGGCTATCGGCTTGGCCGTTACCGGCCTTGCCGCATTTGCCGTTGCAGCACTCGCAACGACCACGGACCCGTCCGCAGCCGTCGCCCAGCTCGCCAACGGCAAGATGCTCACCGGTCTCGGTGTGGCGCTCTACACGTCTCCGCTTCGCTGGGTCGTGATGCTTGCGCCGCTTGCGGCAGTGTTTTTCCTGAGCTTCCGCATCGAACGTCTTTCGGTCTCGACCGCTAACGCCGTCTTCTGGGGCTATGCAGCTCTCGTCGGTCTGTCGCTGTCGTCGATCTTCCTGGTCTTCACCGGCCAGAGCATCGTTCGCACCTTCTTCGTGACGGCTGCTTCCTTTGGCGCGCTGTCGCTCTACGGTTACACGACCAAGCGCGACCTGTCCGCCATGGGCTCGTTCCTGATCATGGGCCTGTTCGGCCTGATCCTGGCATCGGTCGTCAACATCTTCCTCGGCTCCACCGCGCTGCAGTTCGCGATCTCGGTGATCGGCGTTCTGATCTTCGCAGGCCTCACCGCCTACGACACGCAGTCGATCAAGGAAATGTACTACGAAGGCGATTCTTCGGATGCGCATGGCCGCAAGGTCGTAATGGGCGCGCTGCGTCTCTATCTCGACTTCATCAACATGTTCACCTTCCTGCTGCAGTTCATGGGCAACCGCGAATAGTCGACTGAAGAGTGATTGAACAAAAGGGCAGCGGAAACGCTGCCCTTTTTGCTTTTGTCCATATGATTACTGATGCATGGTAGAAGCCTTATCAAAACACTTTACTCCGGTTCCTCCCATGCCCGTCATTCGTGATTTCCAGCCTGCCGATATTGAAACGATTACCACCATCTATACGGAAGCCGTACTGACCGGCGCGGGCTCCTATGAGATCGAGCCGCCGACAATGGACGAAATGGTGAAGCGTTTTGAGGCATTCGTGGAGCAGGGCTTTCCGATCCTCGTCGCGGAGGAGGATGGCCGGGTTCTGGGCTATGCCTATGCGAGTTATTTCCGCGTCAGACCAGCCTACCGCTGGCTTGCGGAGGATTCGATCTATATCGCCCCGGATGCGAAGGGAAAGGGTATCGGCAAGCTTTTGCTGCGGGAACTCATCGACCGTATTGCTGCATTGGGGTTCCGGCAATTGCTGGCGGTCATCGGCGATGGCGAACACAATATCGGCTCGGTCAAGCTGCATGAGAGCCTTGGCTTCACCCATTGCGGACGTATCGAGGGCTCCGGCTTCAAGCATGGACGCTGGCTGGATACGGTGTTGATGCAGCTACCGCTCAACGGCGGGCGTTCAATCGAGCCGGGAACGCCGCCACTTTCATGATCCTGTAGTCGCTGCCGAAATCAGCTTTCGACGAGCTTGAGGCTCTTGTCGAACACGCGCAGCACGCGTTCCAGCTCATGGCCGCGCTTCATGATAAGCCCGCTTGCAGCGATGACCGAATAAGCGCCCTGTTTCTGCGCCAGCTTCGGATTCTTCTCGATGCGGAAGAGCGGTACTTCGCTTGCGCGGCGAAAGATGGAAAACACCGCACGGTCAGCCAGATGATCAATGGCGTAATCACGCCACGTGCCGGAGGCAACCATGCGGCCATAAATGTTCAGGATTTTGGCAAGTTCATGCCGGTTGAAACTGATGGGAGCCGGTCGCACACGGTCGATAGGAACGACCTTTGGCGAAGCAGACGAGGGAGAAGGGGATGACAAATCCTCATTCGCCACGCTTGACGTATTCATGTCGTTCCTTTCAGCCTTTTGCAGAGCCGGACCGAAGACCGGGCGGGATCAAGAACAAACTGCGCGCAACCGGTTTGGATATTCGGCAATGGCGACGAAGCGAACCGAACCGGCGCATGACAACAGGGTGATGCTTTTGTGAAGCAATTTCAAGGGGAGGCTTTTGCAGGCCGGTTTTCATCGCCAATTATCTGGCGGGGAAAGCCCCAATAAATAGGGATTATGGGCTCTATATTAGTTATTCACGAAAAGAGAATGCCTGTTTGGAATGGTGATTGTCGGCCACATTTTCGCCTTGTCAGCTTCGCATTCCAGCCTGATTATGGCTTCAGCATCTACACGTTGCCTGAGACGGTTCGGTTCGGGTATGTCCGACCCCAAGCCCCCCGCCCAAAGGACTGCCCGAGCCGAACCAACCTTTTCCAGCCCCGCTGAACCAAGTTGCAACACGCACCCAGATGCCCGACGCTACATCAGCCCAAAATGAGAATCTGTTCGATCTGATCGAAACGCATTTCTTGCTGTAAATCGCGCAAGAGCGATGAGGATCGCAGAAAGCTCAAAGGCCGATCGGCTTCTTCTGCTTGAACATGGCCGCGCCATGGATAGGGCCGAGCGAATTGTCATCGCGCGTTTCCTGCAGCACCACCGCACAGCCTGAAACATCCTTGCGTTTCAGTTCCGACGCCGGGATTTCGATCTTCAGCGGCTTGCCGTCCCACATGCCGATCGTATTGGTATCGCGGACAGTGTTGCGATAGGTGACAGCCTCACCGGCATTTTCACCTTCGGTGATCGGAATGGTCACGGAATCGCGGAAATAGAACAGCACGACATGCACCGGCGCTTCCGGCTTCTTGCCTGCACCGATATCGATGGACAGGCGCCCATCATCAAGCTGTGTGATCGAAACCGGCACATCCAGCTTGTTGGCCGCAATCTGCGCCTGAACGGCTTCACTGTCGCGACCGTTCACTTCCGTCGTACCATTGATGATGGCTTGCGGCGTATAGATCATGCGCGCATTGAAGGAGTTGCGATAGGCGTTCTGCCGGTCGGTGTTTTCCTGGGTGGCAAGCGTGTCGCGCCATCCCATATAATCCCAGTAATTGACATGGAACGACAGCGCCAGAACATTGGGATCGTCGGCATATTTCGCGAAATTCTGGTCAGCCTTGGGGCAGGACTTGCAGCCCTGGCTGGTGTAGAGCTCCAGAACGGCGGTCTTCTTGCCACTGTCTTGTGCCTTGGCCGGCCCCTGCATGGAGATGCAGCCGGTGAATGCCAGCCCCAGAACGGCACAGATGCTACGCCAGCCGGGCAAATGCTCGCCGGTAAGCCATGAACCTGTCCCATAGAAGGGGGCGTGGAGTATCACTTCGTTTCATCCTGCAATAATTGTCGCTGACATCTATTATGTAAGAAGTCCTGCAATCAATAGGAATTCACGTTGCGGTGAGATTCGCAGGCGTTACGATTCCCATATCTCACCCTTAAGGGCGAATATCACCAAAATAGCCCACAACAGATTGTGCGAGAACGAGACTGGCTGAACATGAGATCGAGCTTGAGAGAAAAAGCCATCGCCATTTGCGATGAGAAGATAGCGAAAAAGGGCGATACGGTCGGTATCTCGTTCTATGCGTTCTTTGCCAACAAGAACACGGAGCCTGAATTGCTCATGGAAGCTGCCGAGTGGTGGATCAAGACCCATACCCTCGATCACTTTGAAAAAGCGGTAAAAATCAGAGAAATGATCCGATCAGGCCGATAGGCTCCATGTCTAATCTAAAATAAAAAAGCCGCCGGATTTCTCCGGCGGCTTCTGAATTTCAAGCGCGTGCTGATTAAGCAGCGAGATCGCGCAGAACGGTCTGCAAAATGCCGCCGTTCTTCATGTAGTCGAGCTCGTCCAGCGTATCGATGCGGCAGATGAGCGGAACCTTCTTCACCGTGCCATCGGCAAAAGTGATCGAAGCGTCGACCTTCTGGCGCGGACGTACATCTGCAAGACCTTCGATGGTGACCATTTCGTCGCCCTTGAGGCCCAGTGTCTGCCAGCTGGTGCCTTCCTCAAAGACGAAAGGCACAATGCCCATGCCGACGAGGTTGGAGCGGTGGATACGCTCGAAGGACTGCGCGATCACGGCCTTGACGCCGAGCAGGTTGGTGCCCTTGGCAGCCCAGTCACGCGAAGAACCGTTGCCATATTCGACGCCTGCGAAGACGACGAGCGGAACGCCCTCGGCCTTGTACTGCATGGCAGCATCATAGATCGAGGTTTCTTCCTTCGACGGGTAGTGGATGGTGTAGCCACCTTCTCGTCCGTTTTCGCCCAGCATGTGGTTGCGAATGCGGATGTTTGCGAAGGTGCCGCGCATCATCACTTCATGGTTGCCGCGACGCGTGCCGTACTGGTTGAAGTCGGCAATGCCGACGCCATGGTCGATGAGATACTTGCCAGCTGGCGACTGTGCCTTGATCGAACCGGCAGGCGAAATGTGGTCGGTCGTGATCTTGTCGCCGAAGAGACCCAGAATGCGGGCACCCTTGACGTCGCCGATCGTACCGGCCGATTTGCCCATGCCAACGAAGTAAGGCGGGTTCTGCACATAGGTCGAGTTGTCGTCCCATGCATAGGTCTGGCCTGCGGGCACCTGAACGGCCTGCCAGTTTTCGTCGCCCTTGAAGACGTCCGCATACTTTTCCGAGAAGATCTTGCGGGTCACGTTCTTGGCGATGAACTCCTGGATTTCCTGAGAGGAAGGCCAGATGTCGCGGAGGAACACCGGATTTCCGTTCTGATCTTCGCCGAGCGGCTCCTTGGTCAGGTCCTTGGTGACTGTACCGGCAAGAGCGTGGGCGACGACGAGCGGCGGCGAAGCAAGGTAGTTTGCCTGAACGTCCGGCGAAACGCGGCCTTCGAAGTTACGGTTGCCGGAAAGAACGGCAGCCGCGATCAGGCCCTTTTCGTTGATCGTCTTGGAGATCGGAGCAGGCAGCGGACCGGAATTGCCGATGCAGGTCGTGCAGCCGAAGCCGACGAGGTTGAAGCCGAGCGCATCGAGATCCTTCTGGAGGCCAGCGGATTCGAGATAGGCGGCAACGACCTGAGAGCCGGGAGCCAGAGAAGTCTTGACCCAAGGCTTGGTCTTGAGGCCCTTGGCAACGGCGTTGCGGGCCAGAAGGCCGGCGGCGATCAGCACGCTCGGGTTCGAGGTGTTGGTGCACGACGTGATGGCGGCAATCGCCACATCGCCATGGCCGAGATCATAGTCTTCGCCTTCAACGGCATAACGCGCGGTCTGGCCGGTGGTCTTCTTGTACTCGTTTTCGAGCGAGGTGGCGAAACCGGAAGCGATGTTTTCCAGCGCGATGCGGCCTTCCGGACGCTTCGGGCCGGCCATCGACGGAACCACGTCGCTCATGTCAAGTTCGAGAATGTCGGTGAAGACCGGATCGGCTGCACCCTTGTCGCGCCACATGCCCTGTGCACGGCAATAAGCTTCGACGAGTTCGATGCGATGCTCGTCGCGGCCGGTGGTGTTCATGTAGTTGAGCGTTTCGCGGTCAACCGGGAAGAAACCACAGGTCGCGCCATATTCCGGACCCATATTGGCGATGGTTGCGCGGTCGGCCAGCGTCATGTTTTCGAGGCCTTCGCCGAAGAACTCGACGAACTTGCCGACAACGCCCTTCTTGCGCAGCATCTGCGTGACGGTGAGAACGAGGTCGGTCGCGGTCACGCCTTCCTTGATCTTGCCGGTCAGACGGAAGCCAACGACTTCCGGCAGAAGCATGGAAACCGGCTGGCCGAGCATGGCAGCTTCAGCTTCGATGCCGCCAACACCCCAACCCAGAACGCCAAGGCCGTTGACCATGGTGGTGTGGCTGTCGGTGCCGACGCAGGTGTCAGGGTAGGCAACGGTTTCGCCGTCTTCTTCCTTGGTCCAGACAGCCTGGGCCAGATATTCGAGGTTCACCTGATGGCAGATGCCGGTGCCCGGAGGAACGACGCGGAAGTTCTTGAATGCCTGCTGGCCCCACTTCAGGAAGCGGTAGCGTTCGCCGTTGCGCTGATATTCGAGGTCCACATTGGCCTTGAATGCGCTTGGATTGCCGAATTCGTCGACGATGACCGAGTGGTCGATGACGAGATCGACGGGAACGAGCGGGTTGATCTTTTCCGGATCGCCGCCAAGAGCCTTGAGGCCGTCGCGCATGGCTGCAAGGTCAACGACGGCAGGAACGCCGGTGAAGTCCTGCATCAGCACGCGGGCCGGGCGGTAGGCGATTTCTGCGCCTGCGGAACCGCGGTCGTTCAACCACTTGGCAACAGCTTCGATGTCCGACTTCTTGACGGAGCGGTCGTCCTCGAAGCGGAGCAGGTTCTCGAGCAGAACCTTCATGGAGAATGGAAGCTTGGAAACGCCTTCGAGACCGTTCTTTTCGGCTTCGGTCAGGCTG from Brucella anthropi ATCC 49188 includes the following:
- the thpR gene encoding RNA 2',3'-cyclic phosphodiesterase, with product MPRLFTALEIPRDAALSLSLLRGGLPGARWIDVENYHITLRFIGDVEGHVADEVANALDRVRRPEFMLNLSGVNAFGSKKPHSIYAGVSPSPELNALQAEIERICRRLHIPADPRKFTPHVTLARLRNPRIEDVVRYLSSRGNFATLPFKVGRFVLMSSRDSVGGGPYIVEEAWPLVARSGQNWSASAMEAARTIR
- a CDS encoding arylesterase encodes the protein MRFKLSIPAWLPIFAMMASFMAASPITTAQAQEDPTGLEDALPTEQLSQVKIVGFGDSLMAGYLLPANAAFPQQLEKALNDKGVEVSIENAGVSGDTTTGGLSRIDWSVPDGTDLVILELGANDALRGIEPDITEKNLDEMLARLKQRGISVILAGMMAPPNMGKDYAAKFNPIYPKLAQKYGVPLYPFFLDGVATKKDFLLEDGMHPNEKGVETMVSNFMPTIEKSLTNMQNKGTSGG
- a CDS encoding ABC transporter ATP-binding protein, with translation MTEQVVGPIIELENVHLTLGHAASSVHVLKGVSLHISQGQSVGIVGPSGSGKSTLLMVLAGLEHVDNGTVKIAGETISQMSEDQAAAFRGANIGIVFQSFHLIPNMTALENVAVPLELAGRRDAFEVAERELRAVGLGERLTHYPSELSGGEQQRVAIARALAPSPKILIADEPTGNLDTTTGRQIADLLFAKQRENGLTMVLVTHDPALAARCDIEIPVRSGRIEEPAQGGSVLESLAAGA
- a CDS encoding ABC transporter permease; translated protein: MSAAKSFSLALRFALREMRGGLSGFYIFLACIALGVAAIGGVNSVARSVSTGIASEGQSILGGDVSFALNQRETTAEERAFIAKQGRMAESATMRSMARMPDGSDQSLVEVKAVDAAYPLYGELKVQPQQSLADMTGEKDGTYGAAVSQDFLNRMDLSLGAKVLLGSQVFELRGLIESEPDLLSSGFNFAPRFLVSLDGLRASGLIQPGSLVDHIYKVALPDGAPDAAIAEVRRQAAADFPDAGWNIRSRTNAAPALSANIERFSQFLTLVGLTALIVGGVGVANAVRAYLDGKRGVIATFKSLGAPARFAVLVYLVQIMVIGFIGIVLGLILAAIIPFAAAMALANYLPVAGGGGFFPDALALAAVFGLITTLAFAIIPLGRARDIPATALFREQGFEQRGLPPFLYLTLAVLLIAALAGLALYVAYDRRIAAIFIVSAIAAFGVLRLVADGIRWLARRVPRVRSTSLRLAVGNIHRPGALTPSVVLSLGLGLTLMVAIALIDGNLRRQVTENIPAQAPDFFFVDIQNRDIGDFTKLVSGIVPDGKLTSGPMLRGRIVAFNGTNVRDMTIPPEAAWVLRGDRGITFSDTVPENSTLTEGEWWPNDYSGEPLVSFAEREGKELGLKLGDTVTVNVLGRNITAKIASFRQVQWETLAMNFVMVFSPNTFAGAPATWLATLTIPDSQKNLAPDVLRQVTKTWPAVTTVSVTDALNVANDLISQLATAIRAAASIALAASVLVLGGALAAGNRARVHDAVVLKTLGATRGTLITAYVLEYMLLGLATALFALVAGSVAGWYVVVEIMKLKASFLPDVALMTVAIALVLTVGFGLAGTWRVLGQKPAQVLRTI
- a CDS encoding Bax inhibitor-1/YccA family protein, producing the protein MADFRNIQAQQRPVGGARADAGIDQGLRSYMLGVYNMMAIGLAVTGLAAFAVAALATTTDPSAAVAQLANGKMLTGLGVALYTSPLRWVVMLAPLAAVFFLSFRIERLSVSTANAVFWGYAALVGLSLSSIFLVFTGQSIVRTFFVTAASFGALSLYGYTTKRDLSAMGSFLIMGLFGLILASVVNIFLGSTALQFAISVIGVLIFAGLTAYDTQSIKEMYYEGDSSDAHGRKVVMGALRLYLDFINMFTFLLQFMGNRE
- a CDS encoding GNAT family N-acetyltransferase encodes the protein MPVIRDFQPADIETITTIYTEAVLTGAGSYEIEPPTMDEMVKRFEAFVEQGFPILVAEEDGRVLGYAYASYFRVRPAYRWLAEDSIYIAPDAKGKGIGKLLLRELIDRIAALGFRQLLAVIGDGEHNIGSVKLHESLGFTHCGRIEGSGFKHGRWLDTVLMQLPLNGGRSIEPGTPPLS
- a CDS encoding DUF2794 domain-containing protein, which codes for MNTSSVANEDLSSPSPSSASPKVVPIDRVRPAPISFNRHELAKILNIYGRMVASGTWRDYAIDHLADRAVFSIFRRASEVPLFRIEKNPKLAQKQGAYSVIAASGLIMKRGHELERVLRVFDKSLKLVES
- a CDS encoding DUF1223 domain-containing protein, encoding MGLAFTGCISMQGPAKAQDSGKKTAVLELYTSQGCKSCPKADQNFAKYADDPNVLALSFHVNYWDYMGWRDTLATQENTDRQNAYRNSFNARMIYTPQAIINGTTEVNGRDSEAVQAQIAANKLDVPVSITQLDDGRLSIDIGAGKKPEAPVHVVLFYFRDSVTIPITEGENAGEAVTYRNTVRDTNTIGMWDGKPLKIEIPASELKRKDVSGCAVVLQETRDDNSLGPIHGAAMFKQKKPIGL
- a CDS encoding DUF6500 family protein, yielding MRSSLREKAIAICDEKIAKKGDTVGISFYAFFANKNTEPELLMEAAEWWIKTHTLDHFEKAVKIREMIRSGR
- the acnA gene encoding aconitate hydratase AcnA; translation: MSHIDSFKCRKTLTVGGKDYVYYSLTEAEKNGLEGVSKLPFSMKVLLENLLRFEDDRSVKKSDIEAVAKWLNDRGSAGAEIAYRPARVLMQDFTGVPAVVDLAAMRDGLKALGGDPEKINPLVPVDLVIDHSVIVDEFGNPSAFKANVDLEYQRNGERYRFLKWGQQAFKNFRVVPPGTGICHQVNLEYLAQAVWTKEEDGETVAYPDTCVGTDSHTTMVNGLGVLGWGVGGIEAEAAMLGQPVSMLLPEVVGFRLTGKIKEGVTATDLVLTVTQMLRKKGVVGKFVEFFGEGLENMTLADRATIANMGPEYGATCGFFPVDRETLNYMNTTGRDEHRIELVEAYCRAQGMWRDKGAADPVFTDILELDMSDVVPSMAGPKRPEGRIALENIASGFATSLENEYKKTTGQTARYAVEGEDYDLGHGDVAIAAITSCTNTSNPSVLIAAGLLARNAVAKGLKTKPWVKTSLAPGSQVVAAYLESAGLQKDLDALGFNLVGFGCTTCIGNSGPLPAPISKTINEKGLIAAAVLSGNRNFEGRVSPDVQANYLASPPLVVAHALAGTVTKDLTKEPLGEDQNGNPVFLRDIWPSSQEIQEFIAKNVTRKIFSEKYADVFKGDENWQAVQVPAGQTYAWDDNSTYVQNPPYFVGMGKSAGTIGDVKGARILGLFGDKITTDHISPAGSIKAQSPAGKYLIDHGVGIADFNQYGTRRGNHEVMMRGTFANIRIRNHMLGENGREGGYTIHYPSKEETSIYDAAMQYKAEGVPLVVFAGVEYGNGSSRDWAAKGTNLLGVKAVIAQSFERIHRSNLVGMGIVPFVFEEGTSWQTLGLKGDEMVTIEGLADVRPRQKVDASITFADGTVKKVPLICRIDTLDELDYMKNGGILQTVLRDLAA